One genomic region from Doryrhamphus excisus isolate RoL2022-K1 chromosome 14, RoL_Dexc_1.0, whole genome shotgun sequence encodes:
- the ptp4a2b gene encoding protein tyrosine phosphatase type IVA 2: protein MGRLANMNRPAAVEITYECMRFLITHNPTNATLNKFTEELKKFSVHTLVRVCEATYDKAPVEKEGIQVLDWPFDDGAPPPTHIVDDWLKLLNTKFREEPGCCIAVHCVAGLGRAPVLVALALIESGMKYEDAVQFIRQKRRGAFNSKQLLYLEKYRPKMRLRFKDPNGHSCCVQ from the exons ATGGG ccgtCTCGCCAACATGAACCGCCCCGCTGCAGTCGAGATCACCTACGAGTGCATGAGGTTCCTCATCACCCACAATCCCACCAATGCCACACTTAACAAGTTCACCGAG GAGCTAAAGAAGTTTTCCGTGCACACTTTGGTGAGGGTGTGCGAAGCCACCTACGACAAGGCTCCTGTGGAGAAGGAGGGAATACAGGTTTTG GACTGGCCCTTTGATGATGGCGCCCCTCCTCCCACCCATATTGTGGACGACTGGCTCAAGCTGCTCAACACCAAGTTTCGAGAGGAACCTGGCTGCTGCATCGCCGTGCACTGTGTGGCAGGGCTTGGCCG CGCTCCTGTCCTTGTGGCCTTGGCTCTTATTGAGAGTGGGATGAAGTACGAGGATGCTGTGCAGTTCATAAGGCA GAAGAGACGCGGAGCCTTCAACTCTAAACAGCTTCTTTACCTCGAGAAGTATAGACCCAAAATGCGTCTGCGCTTCAAGGATCCCAACGGCCACAGCTGCTGCGTGCAGTAA